In Pelmatolapia mariae isolate MD_Pm_ZW linkage group LG13, Pm_UMD_F_2, whole genome shotgun sequence, a genomic segment contains:
- the LOC134639993 gene encoding peroxisomal membrane protein PEX13-like, which translates to MGAPSVVATGLTATAMVAAMVVATAWEDTDTHLTLKTSPPADTNWASEEDDHVVARGEYDLTAASQEELSMRAGEMLNLAPKELQPRVRGWLLASVDGETTCSSQPTTLRSSAREETAGPQI; encoded by the exons ATGGGAGCTCCATCTGTGGTGGCTACAGGCCTTACAGCTACAGCTATGGTGGCGGCTATGGTGGTGGCTACAGCCTGGgaggatacagacacacacctcaCCTTGAAGACGTCCCCCCCAGCAG ACACTAACTGGGCGAGCGAGGAGGACGACCACGTGGTGGCCAGAGGAGAATATGACTTGACAGCTGCTTCTCAGGAGGAGCTTTCTATGCGAGCTGGAGAGATGCTCAACCTCGCTCCTAAAG AGCTACAGCCCCGTGTGCGTGGCTGGCTCCTGGCCAGTGTGGACGGTGAGACCACATGCTCGTCCCAGCCAACTACGTTAAGATCCTCAGCAAGAGAAGAGACCGCCGGGCCACAGATATGA